A genomic segment from Phragmites australis chromosome 6, lpPhrAust1.1, whole genome shotgun sequence encodes:
- the LOC133922846 gene encoding MDIS1-interacting receptor like kinase 1-like, whose amino-acid sequence MEVSRVPVLVLVLTVSLILSAGVGAAGGDERAALLALKAGFVDTVGALDDWKGGAKASSHCSWTGVRCNAAGLVDGLDLSGKNLSGKVSDDVLRLTSLTVLNLSSNSFESTLPKSFAPLSDLQVFDVSQNSFEGAFPAGLSSCADLATVNASGNNFVGPLPVDLANATSLVIIDFRGNFFDGGIPAAYRSLTKLKFLGLSGNNITGKIPPEIGELESIESLIIGYNVLEGGIPPELGNLANLRYLDLAVCNLDGPIPPELGKLPALTALYLYKNNLEGKIPPELGNISSLVFLDLSDNLLTGPIPAEVAQLGRLRLLNLMCNHLDGSVPAAIGDMTKLEILELWNNSLTGPLPASLGKSSPLQWVDVSSNSFTGPVPTGICDGKKLVKLIMFNNGFTGGIPAGLASCASLVRVRMQSNRLNGTVPVGFGKLPLLQRLELAGNDLSGEIPGDLASSTSLSFIDLSHNYLQYSLPSNLFTIPSLQSFLASDNIISGELPDQFQDCPALAALDLSNNRLAGTIPFSLASCQRLVKLNLRHNRLTGEIPKALAMMPAMAILDLSSNSLTGGIPENFGSSPALEALNLAYNNLTGPVPGNGVLRSINPDELAGNAGLCGGVLPPCFGSRDTAVAARPRGSARLKHIAVGLLVGMLAVVAAFTALFGGRYAYRRWYVDGAGCLDGENLGGESGVWPWRLTAFQRLGFTSADVLACVKEANVVGMGATGVVYKAELPRARAVIAVKKLWHPAPMDGDAAAVTELTADVLKEVSLLGRLRHRNIVRLLGYMHNDTDAMMLYEFMPNGNLWEALHGPEERRTLVDWVSRYDVAAGVAQGLAYLHHDCHPPVIHRDIKSNNILLDANMEARIADFGLARALARTNESVSVVAGSYGYIAPEYGYTLKVDQKSDIYSYGVVLMELITGRRAVEAEFGEGQDIVGWVRDKIRSNTVEEYLDPHVGGRCAHVREEMLLVLRIAVLCTARAPRDRPSMRDVITMLGEAKPRRKSGSSATTNGKDNAAAAVVDKDKPVFSTTPDSDYT is encoded by the exons ATGGAAGTAAGCAGAGTGCCAGTGCTGGTCCTAGTACTGACAGTGTCTTTGATCTTGTCCGCCGGCGTTGGcgcggccggcggcgacgaGAGGGCGGCGCTGCTGGCGCTGAAGGCGGGCTTCGTCGACACGGTGGGCGCGCTCGACGACTGGAAGGGTGGCGCCAAGGCCTCGTCGCATTGCAGCTGGACAGGCGTCCGGTGCAACGCGGCCGGCCTCGTCGATGGGCTCGATCTCTCGGGGAAGAACCTGAGCGGCAAGGTCTCCGACGACGTGCTCCGGCTGACGTCGCTCACCGTCCTCAACCTCTCGTCCAACTCCTTCGAAAGCACGCTGCCAAAGTCCTTCGCGCCGCTGTCCGATCTCCAGGTGTTCGATGTTAGCCAGAACTCCTTCGAAGGCGCGTTTCCGGCCGGCCTCAGCTCCTGTGCTGACCTCGCCACGGTCAATGCCTCCGGCAACAATTTCGTCGGTCCCCTCCCCGTGGACCTCGCCAATGCCACATCCCTCGTGATCATCGACTTCCGGGGCAACTTCTTCGATGGCGGCATCCCGGCAGCTTACCGGAGCCTCACCAAGCTCAAGTTCTTGGGCCTCTCCGGCAACAACATCACCGGCAAGATCCCGCCGGAGATTGGCGAGCTCGAGTCGATCGAGAGCCTCATCATCGGGTATAATGTGCTCGAGGGAGGCATCCCACCGGAGCTCGGCAACCTCGCCAACCTCCGGTACCTCGACCTCGCCGTTTGCAACCTCGATGGGCCCATCCCGCCGGAGCTCGGCAAGCTTCCAGCGCTCACCGCGCTTTACCTATACAAGAACAACCTCGAAGGCAAgataccgccggagctcggcaACATCTCGTCGCTGGTCTTCCTCGACCTGTCCGACAACTTGCTCACGGGCCCGATCCCCGCCGAGGTGGCGCAGCTGGGCCGCCTCCGGCTGCTCAACCTCATGTGCAACCACCTCGACGGCTCCGTGCCGGCGGCCATCGGCGACATGACGAAACTGGAGATACTCGAGCTGTGGAACAACTCCTTAACGGGGCCGCTTCCCGCGTCGCTCGGCAAGAGCTCGCCTCTGCAGTGGGTGGACGTGTCGTCGAACTCCTTCACTGGCCCCGTGCCGACTGGAATCTGCGACGGCAAGAAGCTCGTCAAGCTGATCATGTTCAACAACGGCTTCACCGGCGGTATCCCGGCCGGGCTCGCGTCGTGCGCGTCGCTGGTGCGCGTGCGCATGCAGAGCAACCGGCTCAACGGCACGGTGCCCGTTGGGTTCGGCAAGCTGCCTCTGTTGCAGCGCCTCGAGCTCGCCGGTAACGACCTGTCCGGGGAGATCCCCGGCGACCTCGCGTCGTCGACGTCGCTGTCATTCATTGACCTCTCGCACAACTACCTCCAGTACTCTCTGCCGTCAAACCTCTTCACGATCCCGAGCTTGCAGAGCTTCTTGGCGTCGGACAACATCATCTCCGGCGAGCTCCCTGATCAGTTCCAAGACTGCCCGGCTCTGGCAGCGCTGGACTTGTCGAACAACCGGCTCGCCGGCACGATACCGTTCAGCCTCGCCTCCTGTCAGAGGCTAGTCAAGCTCAAcctcaggcacaacaggctcaCCGGCGAGATACCGAAGGCGCTCGCCATGATGCCGGCGATGGCCATTCTTGATTTGTCGAGCAACTCCTTGACCGGAGGCATACCGGAGAATTTTGGCAGCTCGCCGGCGCTAGAGGCGCTCAACCTGGCGTACAACAACCTCACCGGGCCCGTGCCGGGGAACGGTGTCCTGCGATCGATCAACCCCGACGAGTTGGCGGGCAACGCCGGGCTGTGCGGTGGCGTGCTCCCACCCTGCTTCGGGAGCCGTGATACGGCCGTGGCCGCGCGGCCCCGTGGCAGTGCGCGCCTCAAGCACATCGCGGTGGGGTTGCTCGTGGGGATGCTCGCCGTTGTCGCCGCGTTTACGGCGCTATTCGGCGGGCGCTACGCGTACCGCCGGTGGTACGTGGACGGCGCGGGGTGCTTGGACGGCGAGAACCTCGGCGGGGAGTCGGGGGTGTGGCCATGGCGGCTGACGGCCTTCCAGCGGCTCGGGTTCACGAGCGCCGATGTGTTGGCGTGCGTCAAGGAGGCGAACGTGGTCGGCATGGGCGCGACCGGGGTGGTGTACAAGGCCGAGCTCCCGCGCGCGCGTGCCGTGATAGCCGTGAAGAAGCTCTGGCACCCGGCGCCGATGGACGGCGACGCGGCCGCGGTGACCGAGCTTACCGCGGACGTGCTCAAGGAGGTGAGCCTCCTCGGGCGGCTCCGGCACCGGAACATCGTGCGTTTGCTCGGGTACATGCACAACGACACGGACGCGATGATGCTGTACGAGTTCATGCCGAACGGCAACCTGTGGGAGGCGCTGCACGGTCCGGAGGAACGGCGCACGCTGGTAGACTGGGTGTCGCGCTACGACGTCGCCGCCGGCGTGGCGCAGGGCCTGGCGTACCTCCACCACGACTGCCACCCGCCAGTGATCCACCGCGACATCAAATCCAATAACATCCTCCTGGACGCCAACAtggaggcccgcatcgccgACTTCGGCCTCGCCCGCGCCCTCGCGCGCACCAACGAGTCCGTCTCCGTCGTCGCCGGCTCCTACGGCTACATCGCTCCAG AGTACGGTTACACGCTGAAGGTGGATCAGAAGAGCGACATCTACAGCTACGGGGTGGTGCTGATGGAGCTGATCACGGGGCGACGGGCGGTGGAGGCAGAGTTCGGGGAGGGGCAGGACATCGTGGGATGGGTGCGGGACAAGATCCGGAGCAACACGGTGGAGGAGTACCTGGACCCGCACGTCGGCGGCCGGTGTGCGCACGTCCGTGAGGAGATGCTGCTCGTGTTGCGCATCGCCGTGCTCTGCACCGCGAGGGCGCCGCGGGACAGGCCGTCCATGCGCGACGTGATCACCATGCTCGGCGAGGCCAAGCCGCGGCGCAAGAGCGGCAGCAGCGCCACCACCAACGGCAAGGACAACGCCGCTGCCGCCGTGGTGGACAAGGACAAGCCGGTGTTCAGCACCACGCCGGACTCCGACTACACCTAG
- the LOC133922848 gene encoding late embryogenesis abundant protein 7-like yields the protein MSNIEQSFQAGKGQAEAECQVDRAVQSVKDAAGATADTAGAAADSAQQQEHRAAGTAQQAGEQVAQMTQGAVAAVKDAVAGGH from the exons ATGTCGAACATTGAGCAATCCTTCCAGGCCGGCAAGGGCCAAGCCGAGGCCGAG TGCCAGGTGGACCGCGCGGTGCAGTCTGTCAAGGAcgccgccggcgccaccgctgacaccgccggcgccgccgctgaCTCCGCGCAGCAGCAGGAGCACCGCGCCGCCGGCACCGCCCAGCAG GCTGGTGAGCAGGTGGCGCAGATGACCCAGGGCGCGGTGGCCGCCGTCAAGGATGCGGTGGCCGGCGGACACTGA
- the LOC133922847 gene encoding large ribosomal subunit protein eL37z, translating to MGKGTGSFGKRRNKTHTLCVRCGRRSFHLQKSTCSSCGYPAARIRKYNWSVKAIRRKTTGTGRMRYLRHVPRRFKSNFREGTEATPKNRAAATN from the exons ATG GGAAAGGGTACGGGCAGCTTCGGCAAGCGCCGGAACAAGACGCACACGCTTTGCGTCCGCTGCGGCCGCCGCAGCTTCCACCTCCAGAAGAGCACATGCTCCTCCTGTGGCTACCCCGCAGCCCGCATCCGCAAGT ATAACTGGAGTGTGAAGGCCATCAGGCGCAAGACTACTGGAACTGGAAGGATGAGGTACCTCCGACACGTTCCTCGCAGGTTCAAGAGTAACTTCAGAGAAG GGACTGAGGCTACCCCAAAGAATAGAGCTGCTGCTACCAACTAA
- the LOC133922850 gene encoding mannosyltransferase APTG1: MSHRRRSHTAGPPPAGDEASSHSPEKTRWIRPWALGSDRRVLALALAFRAANALLVRTYFNPDEHWQCLEVAHRVAFGYGHITWEWKRGLRSYLHPFIFAALYKILALLHLDTPWFMVMAPRLLQSVFASIGDLYLYKLSKLIFNGQVAQWTLFSQLINWFMFFCITRTLSNSLETVLTVAGLYYWFTAIESSKGTLVVSKQQATANQSASRKVALLIAALACAIRPTSAITWLYVGLLDFIQIKSKCRFVFLEVIPLGTIVLAVTTFLDWWMYGSQVIVPLNFLKFNLFSSGGDYYGTHVFHWYFTQGFPSMIWTFLPFAMCGIIKSQEWRLSGLIAWVLGVYSILGHKEFRFVLPVLPLALMFSGYCLAAMSQFKGKNVHGKGRLSRLQLSVILLIVTNVPMALYMSLFHQRGTEDVMFYLSKEAHDGRVKSVLFLMPCHSTPYYSTLHYNLPMRFLDCTPSDNEGTLDESDRFLMSPSDFTGEVFGNLSSFSHIVLFESEERHILHLLLRNSFLEARRFFHSHFKVDRDLQSSVVVYSRRDVL; this comes from the exons ATGAGCCACCGGAGGCGATCTCACACCGCCGGCCCGCCGCCTGCCGGAGACGAAGCTTCCTCGCATTCGCCGGAGAAGACGAGGTGGATCCGGCCGTGGGCGCTGGGATCGGACCGGAGGGTGCTGGCGCTCGCGCTGGCGTTCCGCGCGGCGAACGCGCTGCTGGTGCGCACCTACTTCAACCCCGACGAGCACTGGCAGTGCCTTGAGGTCGCCCACCGCGTCGCCTTCGG GTATGGCCACATTACATGGGAGTGGAAGCGGGGTCTGCGAAGTTACCTTCACCCGTTCATCTTTGCTGCTCTGTACAAGATTCTGGCGCTACTCCACTTGGATACTCCATGGTTTATG GTGATGGCTCCACGTCTTCTGCAATCTGTCTTTGCATCTATTGGAGATCTGTACTTGTATAAGCTTTCCAAACTAATTTTCAATGGTCAGGTTGCCCAGTGGACA TTATTTTCTCAGTTGATCAACTGGTTTATGTTTTTCTGTATTACACGGACTCTATCAAACAGCTTGGAGACAGTATTGACTGTTGCTGGACTCTATTACTGGTTTACTGCAATCGAGTCTTCCAAGGGAACCTTAGTTGTTTCAAAACAGCAGGCTACCGCCAACCAAAGTGCATCAAGAAAAGTGGCTCTACTTATAGCAGCGTTAGCTTGCGCCATTCGGCCAACTAGTGCCATAACATGGCTATATGTTGGTCTTTTGGATTTTATTCAGATAAAATCAAAATGCCGATTTGTCTTTCTTGAGGTCATTCCACTAGG GACCATTGTCCTTGCTGTAACAACGTTCCTTGATTGGTGGATGTATGGATCCCAGGTCATAGTGCCTCTTAACTTTTTGAAATTCAACCTCTTTTCTTCTGGAGGAGACTACTacggaacacatgtcttccaCTGGTACTTTACACAGGGTTTTCCATCTATGATTTGGACATTCTTACCTTTTGCAATGTGTGGAATCATAAAGTCTCAAGAATGGAGGCTTTCAGGTCTAATTGCCTGGGTATTAGGGGTTTACAGCATACTTGGACACAAAGAATTCAG atttgttcttccaGTGCTACCTTTAGCATTGATGTTCTCGGGATACTGCTTAGCTGCAATGTCACAATTCAAGGGCAAAAATGTGCATGGGAAAGGACGCCTTTCAAGGTTGCAACTTTCTGTAATCCTTCTCATCGTAACCAATGTTCCCATGGCCTTATATATGTCCTTATTCCACCAG AGAGGAACCGAAGATGTAATGTTTTATTTGTCAAAAGAAGCCCATGATGGAAGAGTGAAGAGTGTCCTCTTTCTCATGCCCTGTCATTCGACACCTTACTACTCTACCTTACATTACAACCTACCTATGCGCTTTTTGGACTGCACTCCTAG TGATAACGAAGGGACCTTGGATGAGTCAGATCGTTTCCTTATGAGCCCATCTGATTTTACGGGCGAGGTTTTCGGAAATTTATCTTCATTCAGTCACATTGTATTATTTGAATCTGAAGAGAGACATATTCTTCACTTGCTGCTGCGCAATTCCTTTCTAGAG GCCAGGAGATTTTTCCACTCCCACTTCAAGGTTGACAGAGACCTTCAGTCGTCTGTTGTTGTTTATTCACGGAGGGATGTGTTATGA